Proteins from a genomic interval of Trifolium pratense cultivar HEN17-A07 linkage group LG6, ARS_RC_1.1, whole genome shotgun sequence:
- the LOC123893218 gene encoding uncharacterized protein LOC123893218, whose product MSRKPTTSNPNIGLSGSGLSHAYIQYPPLRCNVPGSTGLFYDDGNKLLLSPTTDQVFSWKVSLFEPLIGPSTDSISEGPIIAVRYSLDTKVIAIQRSSHEIQFWNRETAETFSHKCRPESESILGFFWTDSQQCDIVIVKTKGLDLCAYKSGSKSLELVETKKLNVSWYVYTHESRLVLLASGMQCKTFHGFQISSADIVRLPRFEMVMAKSEANSKPVLAAEDIFIVTVYGRIYCLQVDRVAMLLHSYRLYRDAVIQQGSLPIYSSRIAVSVVDNVLLIHQIDAKVVILYDLFADSRAPISAPLPLLLRGFPRSSTTSQFSGRDSESSDGNIVSSHEAVTYADTWIFLVPDLVCDVANKLLWKFNLDLEAISASNSDVPSVLDFLQRRKLEANKAKQLCLGITQTLILEHRPVPVVAKAMNVLVTSYSHSIKTGSYLKGLKPEMTLNSSAQNADTDVSAIERDATGKSIIHESTTRVDSGTLDSEDESQFANLKHNSKEAHIGGSINNENSLSNETHSSYVMQSSLLSVQEESQLTSATISPDEMYNFVFSPVDEEMVGDPSYLVAIIVEFLHSANLEKIRVLPNLYVLIIQLLVRNERYAELSLFVINKILEPSKEVALQLLESGRQNAQTRKLGLKMLRQLGLHNDYVLLLVQDGYYLEALRYARKYKVDTIRPSLFLEAAFVSNDSQHLAAVLRFFTDFLPGFKNTSEHNRYYRILNEMNSSMTV is encoded by the exons ATGTCTAGAAAACCAACAACTTCAAATCCTAATATAGGTCTGAGTGGATCTGGTCTTTCACATGCTTACATTCAGTATCCACCGCTTCGGTGTAATGTTCCTGGATCAACGGGATTATTTTATGATGATGGAAATAAGTTGCTACTCTCCCCAACAACTGACCAG GTCTTTTCATGGAAAGTCAGTCTCTTTGAACCTCTCATTGGTCCGTCCACTGACTCAATAAGTGAAGGCCCTATTATAGCTGTTCGGTATTCTTTAGACACAAAGGTTATAGCAATCCAGCGATCGAGCCATGAGATACAGTTTTGGAATAGAGAAACTGCGGAAACATTTAGCCATAAGTGCAGGCCAGAATCAGAAAGTATACTTGGATTTTTTTGGACTGACAGTCAACAGTgtgatattgttattgttaagaCCAA GGGTCTAGACTTGTGTGCATATAAATCAGGGTCAAAATCACTCGAATTGGTGGAAACAAAGAAACTGAATGTTAGTTGGTATGTTTACACACATGAAAGCCGCCTGGTTCTTCTTGCTTCTGGAATGCAGTGCAAGACATTCCACGGATTTCAG ATTTCATCCGCAGATATTGTTCGCTTACCAAGGTTTGAGATGGTTATGGCCAAATCTGAGGCAAATAGTAAGCCCGTTTTAGCAGCTGAAGATATCTTTATTGTCACTGT TTATGGTAGGATATACTGCTTGCAAGTTGATAGAGTTGCAATGCTACTCCATTCCTATAGGCTATATCGTGATGCAGTGATACAGCAG GGTTCTTTACCAATTTATTCCAGCAGGATTGCTGTGAGTGTGGTCGACAATGTACTTCTTATTCATCAAATTGATGCAAAGGTTGTTATACTTTATGATCTCTTTGCGGATTCTCGAGCACCAATATCTGCACCACTTCCTTTATTGTTAAGGGGTTTCCCCAGGTCCAGTACCACATCTCAATTTAGTGGTAGAGACAGTGAAAGTTCAGATGGTAATATTGTGAGTAGCCATGAAGCAGTTACATATGCTGATACATGGATTTTCCTAGTGCCTGACCTCGTATGCGATGTGGCCAATAAGCTATTATGGAAATTCAATTTAGACTTAGAA GCAATTTCTGCCAGTAACTCAGATGTCCCCTCAGTATTAGACTTCCTGCAGCGGCGAAAGTTGGAGGCTAACAAG GCTAAACAGTTGTGCTTGGGCATAACACAGACACTTATTCTAGAGCACAGACCTGTGCCTGTGGTTGCCAAGGCTATGAACGTACTAGTCACCTCATACTCCCATTCAATTAAAACTGGTAGCTATCTGAAGGGGCTGAAACCAGAGATGACATTAAATTCTAGTGCACAAAATGCTGATACTGATGTATCTGCTATAGAAAGAGATGCAACTGGGAAATCAATCATACACGAATCTACCACTAGAGTAGACAGCGGAACTTTGGATTCTGAGGATGAATCACAGTTTGCAAATCTTAAACACAATTCAAAGGAAGCCCATATTGGGGGTAGTATAAACAATGAAAACTCCCTAAGTAATGAAACTCATAGCTCTTATGTTATGCAATCATCTTTACTGTCTGTGCAAGAGGAGTCCCAACTTACTTCAGCAACAATTTCACCAGATGAGATGTACAACTTTGTATTTTCTCCTGTTGATGAAGAGATGGTGGGAGACCCTTCTTACTTGGTTGCTATAATTGTTGAGTTTCTTCACAG TGCAAATTTGGAAAAGATTCGTGTGCTCCCAAATCTATATGTATTGATAATACAACTTCTGGTGCGGAATGAACGTTATGCTGAATTGTCGCTGTTTGTCATAAATAAG ATTTTGGAGCCCTCTAAGGAAGTTGCACTTCAACTCCTAGAGTCTGGTCGTCAGAATGCGCAAACTAGGAAGCTTGGTCTGAAAATGCTGAGACAGCTTGGTTTACATAATGATTATGTATTGCTTCTAGTGCAAGATGGATACTACCTTGAAGCCTTGCGATATGCACGGAAGTACAAG GTGGATACCATCCGACCGTCGTTGTTTTTAGAAGCAGCTTTTGTATCCAATGACTCCCAGCATCTTGCTGCAGTTCTAAGATTCTTTACAGATTTCCTTCCTGGCTTCAAAAACACCTCAGAGCATAATAGATACTACCGCATACTGAATGAGATGAACTCTTCCATGACTGTTTGA